Proteins from one methanogenic archaeon mixed culture ISO4-G1 genomic window:
- a CDS encoding metal-sensitive transcriptional repressor, whose product MKECMDSENLHRRLRKIAGQVAAVDRMIDEDVPCEDIIIQINAIKSAIRSVGQIVLEGHINHCVKEGIQHGDADKTIAEFSEVIRQFSKL is encoded by the coding sequence GGAATGCATGGATTCCGAGAACCTCCACAGACGCCTCAGGAAGATCGCGGGCCAGGTCGCGGCCGTAGACCGCATGATCGACGAGGACGTCCCGTGCGAGGACATCATCATCCAGATCAACGCCATCAAGAGTGCGATCCGCAGCGTGGGCCAGATCGTCCTGGAAGGGCACATCAACCACTGTGTCAAGGAAGGGATCCAGCATGGGGACGCCGACAAGACGATAGCGGAATTCTCGGAAGTCATCAGGCAGTTCTCGAAACTATGA
- a CDS encoding methyltransferase yields MEYDPSISILSDPEVYPPSEDSIFFIESLKVSEGERVLEIGCGSGVVSIHCARNGCEVTSGDINPRAVKLTRRNAELNGVRIDVMETDVYSNIDGQFDTILFNLPYLPVDEEGLLAKSWSGGPDGLGPLPELLEGAPEHLNPNGRVVVVVSSLMDTPALWDLIGDRRYEVIGELKLFFEKLSVLEIHW; encoded by the coding sequence ATGGAATACGATCCGTCTATCAGCATTCTAAGCGATCCAGAGGTCTACCCGCCTTCGGAGGACAGTATATTCTTCATAGAATCCCTGAAAGTGTCCGAAGGGGAGAGAGTCCTGGAGATCGGATGCGGTTCCGGAGTGGTATCGATACACTGTGCCAGGAACGGCTGTGAGGTGACTTCCGGGGACATCAACCCGAGAGCCGTGAAACTCACCAGGAGGAATGCCGAGCTCAACGGTGTGCGCATCGATGTAATGGAGACGGACGTCTACTCGAACATCGACGGACAATTCGATACGATCCTGTTCAACCTCCCGTATCTCCCTGTTGACGAGGAAGGACTCCTTGCCAAGTCATGGTCGGGAGGGCCCGACGGGCTCGGACCGCTGCCCGAACTCCTAGAGGGTGCACCGGAGCACCTGAACCCGAACGGGAGGGTCGTTGTGGTCGTATCATCGCTTATGGACACCCCCGCGCTTTGGGACCTCATCGGGGATCGCCGTTACGAGGTCATAGGAGAGCTCAAGCTGTTCTTCGAGAAGCTGAGCGTCCTGGAGATACATTGGTAA
- a CDS encoding EamA-like transporter family protein produces the protein MMSNKVAGFLAALTAGIVWGLLGPVVRDLNDAGIDSSQITCIRFTVVGLIVLAYLLVKNRKELMVDGRTMIILLATGIIGTVFSSVCYLGAMDYISLGLACVLEFINPFLVVLICVPLLHEPLTTTKGASCIIAFVGCIMCMELITKPGFFDMWGITLGLLSGLFFAVHTIGIKVVANRGYSSLNVLFYTSIICGLALMPFCNIGGAIDVFAADGDALIRILFLSTALTFIPSLLFIYSVEKIDAGIAAIITFVEPMAAAIVGYVFYGETMGIESLIGVTLILIALVLVNRKGKVIIGGNDPTE, from the coding sequence ATGATGTCGAACAAGGTCGCCGGTTTCCTCGCCGCATTGACCGCGGGGATCGTCTGGGGGTTGCTGGGACCCGTGGTGCGCGACCTCAACGACGCCGGCATCGACTCCAGCCAGATAACCTGCATACGCTTCACCGTCGTCGGGCTGATCGTATTGGCGTATCTCCTGGTCAAGAACCGTAAGGAGCTAATGGTGGACGGGAGGACCATGATCATCCTCCTGGCCACGGGTATAATCGGGACGGTGTTCAGCTCAGTCTGCTACCTTGGTGCGATGGACTATATCTCCCTGGGCCTGGCCTGCGTGCTGGAATTCATCAACCCCTTCCTGGTGGTCCTGATATGCGTACCCCTCCTGCACGAGCCCCTGACGACCACCAAGGGCGCATCATGCATAATCGCGTTCGTCGGGTGCATCATGTGCATGGAACTGATCACGAAACCCGGATTCTTCGATATGTGGGGGATCACCCTGGGACTGCTGTCCGGACTGTTCTTCGCCGTCCACACGATAGGGATCAAGGTCGTGGCCAACCGCGGGTATTCCTCTCTCAACGTCCTGTTCTACACATCCATAATCTGCGGTCTGGCACTCATGCCCTTCTGCAACATCGGCGGGGCGATTGACGTGTTCGCGGCCGACGGGGACGCCCTGATCAGGATACTGTTCCTGAGCACGGCGCTGACCTTCATCCCCTCCCTGCTTTTCATCTACTCCGTCGAGAAGATAGATGCCGGGATCGCGGCGATCATCACCTTCGTAGAACCCATGGCCGCCGCCATCGTGGGATACGTGTTCTACGGTGAGACCATGGGGATCGAATCGCTGATCGGAGTGACCCTGATCCTCATCGCTCTGGTCCTCGTCAACAGGAAAGGGAAGGTAATCATAGGCGGGAACGATCCCACCGAGTGA
- a CDS encoding EamA-like transporter family protein — MADLTKQVGTAAGIASGVLWGFLGVFSRELTAYGMSSMQITCMRFLFLALGVLPYILLFERDQLRISRKSLGILIFMGAFGLAFSSAAYMESVNHASLAVASITSNLHPFFVLMFSIPLLHEKLTKIKVISLLIAFTGCVICTGIFSTPETIDYYGVMMGVSVGAIYCFYTIGSKVVSSRDVSIMGAMFYTALFSSLALIPLCDFPDAITTVVTNVPVLEIMLVFSLGMSLGQIILYIYAVGKIGAGKVSILIYSETIAAAIIGLALYGEPITLDVVAGMALAVVGLVILYMDKQNDGIKRDAPVER, encoded by the coding sequence ATGGCCGATTTAACGAAACAGGTTGGAACGGCGGCCGGTATAGCCTCAGGCGTACTCTGGGGATTCCTCGGCGTTTTCTCCAGGGAACTTACGGCCTACGGTATGAGCTCCATGCAGATAACCTGCATGCGCTTCCTGTTCCTGGCCCTGGGCGTCCTTCCGTACATCCTTCTGTTCGAGAGGGACCAGCTCCGCATCAGCAGGAAATCCCTGGGGATACTGATCTTCATGGGCGCCTTCGGCCTGGCCTTCAGTTCCGCGGCGTACATGGAGTCCGTCAACCACGCATCCCTGGCGGTCGCTTCGATCACATCCAACCTGCACCCGTTCTTCGTCCTGATGTTCTCGATCCCGCTCCTCCACGAGAAGCTCACCAAGATCAAGGTCATCTCCCTGCTGATAGCATTCACGGGCTGCGTCATATGCACCGGGATCTTCAGCACCCCCGAGACCATAGACTACTACGGCGTGATGATGGGTGTCTCCGTCGGAGCCATCTACTGCTTCTACACCATAGGGTCGAAAGTGGTGTCATCCCGCGACGTGTCGATAATGGGCGCCATGTTCTACACCGCGCTCTTCAGCTCGCTGGCACTTATCCCGCTGTGCGACTTCCCTGATGCCATCACCACCGTCGTCACGAACGTCCCGGTGCTGGAGATCATGCTTGTATTCTCGCTCGGGATGTCACTCGGCCAGATCATCCTCTACATCTACGCTGTGGGAAAGATCGGCGCAGGGAAGGTCTCCATCCTGATCTATTCGGAGACCATAGCCGCCGCGATCATCGGCCTCGCACTGTACGGTGAACCAATCACCTTGGACGTCGTCGCCGGAATGGCCCTGGCGGTGGTCGGACTGGTGATCCTGTACATGGACAAGCAGAACGACGGCATCAAGAGGGATGCACCGGTGGAGCGGTGA
- a CDS encoding EamA-like transporter family protein — protein MGTMGSSIGAIAAVLSGVVWGFLGVFSREFAAIGLDSVQVTCLRFLFLTLAVFPYMFLFRRDELRIDRKSLVILILMGTLGFGLSSIFYVASANLVSLGLISVLANSAPFFVILFSVPLLGEDITRYKIVAVIVAFFGCVLCTGVLTDPGDMNVLGVLMGLGSGFVYSFYTMGSKVVSSRGVSVMGILFYVSLFAFIFTLPMCDPIDAINVMATDGYALVLMLLFALGMTMTQMFLYSFSIARIGAGKVSILVYSETICATMIGLLWYGEMLTFEIVAGIVLTMVGLVIIYLDKQNDAVAGPEGPDSG, from the coding sequence ATGGGAACCATGGGAAGCAGTATCGGTGCCATAGCGGCGGTCCTCTCCGGAGTAGTCTGGGGATTCCTCGGTGTGTTCTCGCGCGAGTTCGCCGCCATCGGGCTGGATTCCGTACAGGTCACCTGCCTGCGCTTCCTCTTCCTGACACTGGCCGTGTTCCCCTACATGTTCCTCTTCAGGAGGGACGAGCTGCGCATAGACCGCAAGAGCCTGGTCATCCTGATACTGATGGGGACGCTGGGATTCGGACTAAGCTCCATATTCTATGTGGCATCGGCGAACCTGGTGTCGCTGGGACTGATATCCGTCCTGGCCAACAGCGCACCGTTCTTCGTGATACTGTTCTCGGTGCCGCTCCTCGGAGAGGACATAACCAGATACAAGATCGTGGCCGTCATCGTCGCGTTCTTCGGATGCGTCCTGTGCACCGGGGTGCTGACGGACCCCGGGGACATGAACGTGCTGGGCGTGCTGATGGGATTGGGGTCCGGATTCGTGTACAGCTTCTACACCATGGGCTCCAAGGTCGTGTCCTCGAGAGGGGTGTCGGTCATGGGGATCCTGTTCTACGTGTCCCTGTTCGCTTTCATATTCACCCTGCCCATGTGCGATCCGATAGATGCCATCAACGTGATGGCGACCGACGGCTACGCCCTGGTCCTGATGCTGCTATTCGCCTTGGGAATGACGATGACCCAGATGTTCCTTTACAGCTTCTCGATAGCGAGGATCGGAGCGGGGAAGGTATCGATCCTGGTGTATTCCGAGACCATATGCGCCACGATGATCGGGCTGCTCTGGTACGGGGAGATGCTGACCTTCGAGATCGTGGCCGGCATAGTCCTGACCATGGTCGGTCTCGTGATAATCTATCTGGATAAGCAGAATGATGCCGTGGCCGGTCCCGAAGGACCGGACAGCGGCTGA
- a CDS encoding glutamyl-tRNA(Gln) amidotransferase subunit E GatE, producing MSEDYEMMCGIEIHQQLDTKKLFCSCDSVLHEEGTGAIYRRQRPTTSEMGEIDRAALMQFQKHLGYRYQCCQGSSCLVELDEEPPHECNPDAMDIALTFSEMLGANIIDEIHYMRKIVVDGSDTSGFQRTALIATDGSVDVGDRKISILSVCLEEDASRKVEANTSEVLWRTDRLGIPLIEVATGPDMRTPEEVMEVAFRLGTLLRATRRVKRGLGTIRQDLNISIPGGARIELKGVGDLKLIPDYVRNEVARQKMLIRVRDILAQRGTKPVAFEPVDVTDIFRTCESKVIKGALDDKGKVIAVRLPGFAGVMNGDNKTLRLGSEMAGYARTKGVKGIFHSDELPNYGIEQKYVDDLRNFLGMTGEFDAFVICAAKEKRATEALEVAVARANQGLVGVPEETRDPLPDGTTKYSRPLPGAARMYPETDVPPITITDDRMGRIRASMPEFPEQIQERLQKDYGVNVQQARQLVRESYDESFERIATKYPDLAPVAATVFLNIYSEMQHDGIDTTALTDDALMEAFSMLKQNRFAKEALPKLLREMANGTGAEQAIKKLGLEAVDSDEARKIIEGIVNERADFVREKGMAAIGGLMGPVMGALRGKIDGKQANELLTEAIKKLLG from the coding sequence ATGTCTGAGGATTACGAGATGATGTGCGGTATCGAGATCCATCAGCAGCTCGATACGAAGAAGCTCTTCTGCTCATGCGACAGCGTCCTCCACGAGGAGGGAACCGGAGCGATCTACAGGAGGCAGAGGCCCACCACATCCGAGATGGGTGAGATCGACAGGGCCGCCCTCATGCAGTTCCAGAAGCACCTGGGATACAGGTACCAGTGCTGCCAGGGATCGTCATGCCTGGTGGAGCTGGACGAGGAGCCTCCCCACGAGTGCAACCCGGATGCGATGGACATCGCGCTCACATTCTCCGAGATGCTCGGGGCCAACATCATAGACGAGATCCACTACATGAGGAAGATCGTCGTCGACGGTTCGGACACATCCGGATTCCAGAGGACGGCACTGATCGCCACCGATGGTTCCGTGGATGTGGGGGACAGGAAGATCTCAATCCTCTCCGTATGTCTGGAGGAGGACGCCAGCCGTAAGGTCGAGGCGAACACCAGCGAGGTCCTCTGGAGGACCGACCGTCTGGGGATACCCCTCATCGAGGTGGCGACCGGGCCCGACATGAGGACGCCGGAGGAGGTCATGGAGGTGGCCTTCAGGCTGGGAACGCTCCTCAGGGCAACAAGGAGGGTCAAGAGAGGTCTCGGTACCATCCGTCAGGACCTGAACATCTCCATCCCCGGAGGGGCCCGTATCGAGCTCAAGGGTGTCGGGGACCTCAAGCTGATCCCGGACTACGTCAGGAACGAGGTCGCCAGGCAGAAGATGCTCATCCGTGTCAGGGACATACTGGCACAGAGGGGCACCAAGCCCGTGGCGTTCGAACCTGTCGACGTCACCGACATATTCAGGACATGCGAATCCAAGGTCATCAAGGGCGCATTGGACGACAAGGGCAAGGTCATCGCGGTCAGGCTCCCGGGCTTCGCCGGGGTCATGAACGGCGACAACAAGACGCTCAGGCTCGGGTCCGAGATGGCAGGCTACGCCAGGACCAAAGGCGTGAAGGGGATATTCCATTCCGACGAGCTGCCCAACTACGGTATCGAGCAGAAGTACGTCGACGACCTGAGGAACTTCCTCGGAATGACCGGCGAGTTCGATGCGTTCGTCATCTGCGCCGCGAAGGAGAAGAGGGCCACCGAGGCACTCGAGGTCGCGGTCGCCAGGGCCAACCAGGGCCTGGTAGGCGTCCCCGAGGAGACCAGGGACCCGCTCCCGGACGGAACGACGAAGTACTCCAGGCCCCTGCCAGGAGCCGCCAGGATGTATCCCGAGACGGATGTCCCGCCGATAACGATCACGGATGACAGGATGGGCCGCATAAGGGCCAGCATGCCTGAGTTCCCGGAGCAGATCCAGGAGCGTCTCCAGAAGGACTACGGAGTGAACGTCCAGCAGGCCAGGCAGCTGGTCAGGGAGTCTTACGACGAATCCTTCGAGAGGATCGCCACCAAATACCCAGATCTCGCGCCTGTAGCCGCCACGGTGTTCCTGAACATCTACAGCGAGATGCAGCACGACGGCATCGACACCACCGCGCTGACCGATGATGCTCTGATGGAGGCGTTCTCCATGCTGAAGCAGAACCGCTTCGCCAAGGAGGCCCTGCCCAAGCTCCTGAGGGAGATGGCCAACGGCACCGGTGCGGAGCAGGCCATCAAGAAGCTCGGTCTAGAGGCCGTGGACTCCGACGAGGCCAGGAAGATCATTGAGGGCATCGTCAACGAGCGTGCGGATTTCGTCAGGGAGAAGGGAATGGCCGCCATCGGAGGACTCATGGGTCCTGTCATGGGCGCCCTCAGAGGGAAGATCGACGGTAAGCAGGCCAACGAGCTCCTCACCGAAGCCATCAAGAAACTTCTAGGTTGA
- a CDS encoding glutamyl-tRNA(Gln) amidotransferase subunit D GatD: MLNSMYSDSLSKQLEALGAVEGSKLSVTKEGRANVGTLMPHHEFSAPDVLIIKVKSGYNIGIRITPDTEIRVLEAPAERVRKETPIEFQKGLPKLVLIGTGGTIASYVDYRTGAVHPALSTSDMVNAVPEIREIANVDATVLFSIFSENMDVDHWQELAKEVVRQINDGADGIIIPHGTDTMGYTAAALSFMLGDVPKPVVLVGAQRSSDRPSSDASSNLMACARFCVNGKKSGVYVIMHDTSGDDSFAVHIGTRVRKMHTSRRDAFHSINVLPVAHLDKDGKLTMDIEGHDVSERKAEARTDMEKRCVLLQYYPGMDPALFEPILMNSKGVVIAGSGLGHVNSNMVPLLKKACDNGTVIVMTSQCLNGRTNLNVYNTGRDMLSAGVITVWDMLPETAYVKLMWALANTSSAEEAKEVMKTPLAGEMSDRRTIDV, encoded by the coding sequence ATGCTGAACAGCATGTATTCCGATTCGCTATCAAAGCAACTGGAGGCCCTCGGAGCGGTCGAGGGATCCAAACTGTCGGTGACCAAGGAGGGAAGGGCCAACGTGGGGACTCTGATGCCCCACCACGAGTTCAGCGCCCCGGATGTGCTCATCATCAAGGTCAAGAGCGGTTACAACATAGGCATCAGGATAACCCCGGACACCGAGATTAGGGTCCTGGAGGCCCCCGCGGAGAGGGTCAGGAAGGAAACGCCCATCGAATTCCAGAAGGGCCTTCCCAAACTGGTGCTGATAGGTACCGGAGGAACGATCGCGTCCTACGTGGATTACAGGACGGGTGCGGTCCATCCGGCATTGTCGACATCGGACATGGTGAACGCGGTCCCCGAGATCAGGGAGATCGCCAATGTGGATGCCACGGTCCTGTTCTCGATATTCTCGGAGAACATGGACGTCGACCACTGGCAGGAACTTGCCAAGGAGGTCGTGAGGCAGATCAACGACGGAGCTGACGGAATCATAATCCCACACGGTACCGACACCATGGGATACACCGCTGCCGCGCTCTCGTTCATGCTCGGCGATGTGCCGAAACCCGTCGTCCTCGTCGGGGCGCAGAGGTCCTCGGACCGTCCGTCATCGGATGCATCGAGCAACCTGATGGCATGTGCCAGATTCTGCGTGAACGGTAAGAAGTCCGGAGTGTACGTCATCATGCACGACACCTCCGGTGACGATTCGTTTGCTGTGCACATCGGAACCAGGGTCAGGAAGATGCACACATCCAGGCGTGATGCGTTCCACTCCATCAACGTGCTGCCGGTCGCCCATCTGGACAAGGACGGCAAGCTCACCATGGACATAGAGGGGCACGACGTCAGCGAAAGAAAGGCCGAGGCCAGGACCGACATGGAGAAGAGGTGTGTCCTGCTCCAGTACTATCCCGGCATGGACCCCGCACTCTTCGAGCCCATCCTGATGAACTCCAAGGGAGTGGTCATCGCCGGATCCGGTCTCGGACATGTCAACTCCAACATGGTGCCTCTCCTGAAGAAGGCCTGCGACAACGGAACGGTCATTGTGATGACCTCGCAGTGCCTCAACGGAAGGACCAATCTCAATGTATACAACACCGGAAGGGACATGCTGTCCGCCGGTGTCATCACGGTCTGGGACATGCTCCCGGAGACCGCCTACGTCAAGCTGATGTGGGCGCTTGCGAACACATCCTCGGCCGAGGAGGCCAAGGAGGTCATGAAGACGCCTCTCGCGGGCGAGATGTCTGACAGGAGGACCATCGATGTCTGA